Sequence from the Ochrobactrum sp. Marseille-Q0166 genome:
ATGATAGCGACAGCATCCGACATAGATATATCCGTCGATTTGACGACACATGCCCGCTTGCCAAGTCGATGAATGTGGATGCGATCAGCGACTTCAAAGACATGTGGCATGTTGTGGCTAATGAGAACAATTGGCATGCCGCGTTCTCGCACGCGCAAAATAAGATCGAGAACTTTACGCGATTCCTTCACACCCAAGGCGGCTGTCGGTTCATCCATGATCACAACCTTGGAACCGAATGCGGCAGCTCGCGCAACAGCTATACCTTGTCTCTGACCGCCAGAAAGCGTTTCGACAGTCTGATCGATTTTCTGGATCGTCATCAGACCAAGCTCGCTCAGCTTTTGACGGGCGATATTCTCCATCTGGACTGTATCAAGTGTCCGCATCAGCAAGCCGGAGAGGCCGCGCTTGCGAATTTCGCGACCAAGAAACATGTTGTTGGCAATGGAAAGTGCCGGTGAAAGAGCGAGATTCTGGTAGACGGTTTCTATACCCGCTTCCCGTGCCTCCATTGGAGATCGGAATGCGACTTTCTTTCCATCCAGTAGAATTTCGCCATGGTCAGGGGTAAGTGCGCCTGAAAGCGCCTTGATCAGTGAGGATTTTCCGGCTCCATTGTCACCGATAACCGCAAGAATTTCGCCGGGCATGAGGTCAAATTCGGCAGCATCAATAGCCGTGACACTGCCATATTTTTTCA
This genomic interval carries:
- a CDS encoding ATP-binding cassette domain-containing protein; protein product: MTNVQPVLQARGLVKKYGSVTAIDAAEFDLMPGEILAVIGDNGAGKSSLIKALSGALTPDHGEILLDGKKVAFRSPMEAREAGIETVYQNLALSPALSIANNMFLGREIRKRGLSGLLMRTLDTVQMENIARQKLSELGLMTIQKIDQTVETLSGGQRQGIAVARAAAFGSKVVIMDEPTAALGVKESRKVLDLILRVRERGMPIVLISHNMPHVFEVADRIHIHRLGKRACVVKSTDISMSDAVAIMTGAQQPPATAAA